One genomic segment of Ricinus communis isolate WT05 ecotype wild-type chromosome 3, ASM1957865v1, whole genome shotgun sequence includes these proteins:
- the LOC107262372 gene encoding beta-1,3-galactosyltransferase 6 translates to MNASRPDRRRFMFTSFFFIFFLCVLASINEVRFDNLLKLGRCAFSNTSSTSFLATNPAASSDIGIRILIGILTLPDQYSRRHFLRLIYGTQSSVGAQVDVKFVFCNLTKEDQKVLVALEIMRYDDIIILNCKENMNKGKTYTYFSSLPEMFNDTSNPNSPPYHYVMKADDDTYFRLDNLVESLKPLPREDLYYGYVIPCPSMDPFVHYMSGMGYMVSWDIVEWIRESEIPKNHLEGPEDKTFGEWIREGHRAKNRYNAKWSMYNFPEPPTTCTHELWPDTIAVHLLKNQEKWIQTLKYFNVTDNLKPSKLYHIH, encoded by the coding sequence ATGAATGCTTCAAGGCCAGACCGGCGAAGATTCATGTTCAcctctttcttcttcatctttttcCTCTGCGTCTTAGCTTCCATCAATGAAGTTCGGTTCGACAACTTACTGAAGTTGGGCAGATGTGCTTTCTCCAACACATCTTCCACAAGTTTTCTTGCTACAAACCCTGCTGCCTCAAGCGACATCGGCATCCGCATACTCATCGGCATCCTGACGCTGCCGGATCAGTACAGCCGCCGCCATTTCTTGCGCCTTATATACGGTACGCAATCTTCTGTGGGCGCACAGGTTGATGTGAAGTTTGTATTCTGCAACCTGACAAAAGAAGATCAGAAGGTACTTGTTGCACTTGAGATAATGCGTTACGATGACATTATCATACTCAACTGCAAGGAGAATATGAACAAGGGTAAGACCTACACTTACTTTTCGAGCTTGCCAGAAATGTTCAACGACACCAGTAACCCTAATTCCCCTCCATATCATTATGTAATGAAAGCTGATGATGATACCTATTTTAGATTAGATAATTTAGTGGAGTCACTGAAGCCATTGCCTAGAGAAGATTTATATTATGGCTATGTGATTCCATGTCCTAGCATGGACCCTTTTGTGCATTACATGTCTGGAATGGGGTATATGGTTTCTTGGGATATTGTGGAGTGGATCAGAGAATCTGAAATACCCAAGAATCATTTGGAAGGCCCAGAGGATAAAACTTTTGGGGAATGGATTAGAGAAGGGCATAGAGCAAAGAACAGATATAATGCTAAATGGTCCATGTACAACTTTCCTGAGCCACCTACAACTTGCACACATGAGCTCTGGCCAGACACTATTGCTGTTCATCTGTTGAAGAATCAAGAGAAGTGGATTCAGACATTGAAGTATTTTAATGTTACTGATAACCTTAAACCTTCTAAATTGTATCATATACATTAG